In Halobacteria archaeon AArc-dxtr1, the sequence TACCGACCGACCAGAGCGGTTCTGCGGGATGCACTTTTTCAACCCGCCGGTGCGGATGGATCTCGTCGAGGTCATCACGGGTGAGGAGACCGACGAGGACGTCCTCGACCTGATCGAGGCGCTCGCCGAGGACTTCGGTAAGACGCCCGTCCGCGTCCACAAGGACGCACCGGGGTTCGTCGCCAACCGCATTCTCGTTCCGCTGATGAACGAGGCCTGCTGGCTCGTCTCCGAGGAGACGGCGACCATCGCCGAGGTCGACTCGACCACCAAGTACGGGATGGGACTCCCGATGGGCACCTTCGAGCTGGGCGATCACGTCGGCAACGACGTCAGCTATCACGTTCTCGAGTACATGCACGAAGAGCTTGGCGACCCCTACGAGCCCGCGCCGCTGCTCGCCGAGGTCGTCGACGAAGAGAAACTCGGAAAGAAAACCGGCTCGGGCTTCTACGAGTACGAGGACGGGCCGGGCGTCGAGATTCCGACCGACGAACAGTCCGACCTCGTCCGCGAGCGCCTGATCGCCACGATGGCCAACGAGGCGGCCAAGCTACTCGGCGACGGCGTTGCAACCCCCGACGCGATCGACAAGGCGGTCACGCTCGGCGCGGGCTTCCCCGACGGGCCGGTACAGATCGCCGAGGAGTTCGGCCTCGACGCGGCCCTCCAGACACTCGAGTCCGCCGCCGAGGAGACGGGCCATCCCCGGTACGAACCGGCCGATTATCTCCGTGAACGCGCAGAAGTCGGTGGCTTCCGCGAGGGCGCCGAGAGCGAGGCTGGTGACGACGCGCCGTCGTTCGAGGCGATCCGGGTCGAGTATCCCGGGGAGATGGTTGGCGAAATCGTCCTCGATCGTCCCCACCGCATGAACACGATCAGTGACACGACCCTCGACGAACTCGTCGAGGCCGTCGAGTTGCTCGAAGCCGACGAGGACGTTCGGGCCATCTTGCTTACCGGCGACGGTGACCGGGCGTTCTCCGCCGGCGCGGACGTCCAGAGCATGGCCGCTGGAGGTGCAGATCCGATCGACGCCGTCGAGCTCTCGAAGCGAGGGCAGTCGGTCTTCGGGACGCTCGAATCGGCTGATCTGCCGGTCGTCGCAGGAATCGACGGCTACTGCCTGGGTGGTGGGATGGAACTTGCGACCTGTGCCGACCTGCGCGTCGCGAGCGACCGCTCGGAGTTCGGCCAACCCGAACTGAATCTCGGACTACTGCCCGGCTGGGGCGGGACCCAGCGCCTCTCAGCGATCGTCGGCGAGGGACGTGCCAAGGAGATTATCCTCACCGCCGACCGGTTCGACGCCGAGACGATGGCCGACTACGGCTTCGTTACGGAGGTCGTCGACCGCGAGGAGATCGACGAGCGCGCGTTCGAGCTCGCGGCACAGCTGGCCGGCGGGCCGCCGATCGCGACGAAGTACACCAAACGGGCGATGCTCGCCGGCCGCGACGACACCGACGCCGGCCTCGAGTACGAGTCCTCGGCGTTTGGCCACCTGATGGGAACCGACGACCTGATGACGGGCATGACCGCGTTCATGGGCGATCACGAGCCGGAGTTCGAAGGAAAGTAATCGATTCGGGCGGCGTCGGGCGGTGGGTCAGACACGAGGCCGCCGCCAAGAGCAGTCCGTAACTGCGACAAACTCGCCACTGGATGCTGTCGAAGCTCGATTTCGGGCTGTTCCAGGCCAGAGGGCTACGACCTCGTGTCTGGCTCACCGGTCGCGAGTTTTATCACACAGAAGTACCATTAGAGATTCGAGGCAGTGATGGATGATGGGACAGAAGGGGCCGACTCATGACTGACGAGCCCGAGATCCTCGTCGTCGATGACGAGGTTCGACTGGCGGATCTGTTCGCCGCATGGCTCGAAGGCGAGTGGGCAGTAGCGACCGCAACCGGCGGCGACGAGGCGCTCGCCGCAATGACAGACTCCGTCGAAGTCGTCTTGCTAGATCGGCGGATGCCCGGGCTCTCCGGGGACGACGTTCTCGACGCCATCCGGGAGGAGGGATACGACTGCCGGGTGATTATGGTGACTGCGGTCGACCCCGATTTCGACATTATCGAGATGGGGTTCGACGACTACCTGGTCAAGCCTGTCTCGAAGGACGAACTCGTCGAGACGGTCGAGTCCGCACTTACCCGATCCGGGTACGAGACTGCAGTCCAGGAGTACTACGCACTCGTTTCGAAGAAAGCGCTGCTCGAATCAGAGAAGACAGACCACGAGCTCACGAACAACGATGAGTACGTCGAGCTTCGCGATCGTGTCGAGGACCTCAAAACACAGGTAGACACCTCGGCCGCCGAGTTTACCTCGCACGAGGACTTCGTCGGCGCGTTCCAGGATCTAGAGCCACGAAACTGAGACGGGGCGCATTCGAACGCACCCGAGAGAGCCGCCGGCTGCGGATCGACGCGGCGCCTCCCGTCGAAACAGACGCGGCGTACACCTTCAGACCGCGTGACGGCTCAGTACGGCGACTGTCGGTAGATCAGGTTTCGCTGGACCTCGTTCGTCCCCTCGTAGATGACGGGGACGCGTGCGTCCCGGTAGAGCCTGGAGATCGGCCGCTCTTCTAAGACCGAGCGCCCACCGTGGAACTGCATTCCCTGTTCGGTGATTTCGACGGCGGCTTCGGTCGCAATTGTCTTCGCCAGTGCGGCCCAGTAACCTGCGTTCTCGTCGGCTTCGACCTTCTCGCAGGCGCGCCAGGTCAGCGCGCGGGCGCTCTCGAAGGACAGAAGCATGTCGGCCAGCCCGTGCTGGACGGCCTGGAAGTCAGCGACCGTCCGGCCGAACCCTTCGCGGTCGTGGACGAACTCCCAGGCTTCGTCGATGGCGGCGGCAGCAATCCCGAGGCTGTGGCCGGCGACGGCAACGCGACCGTGGTTGAAGAAGTCTGCCAGAAGCATGAAGCCAGCTCCTTCGTGACCGATCAGATTCTCGGCGGGTACGCGGCAGTCGTCGAAGGTGATGTGGGCCTGCTTCGAGGCGCGCATCGCCATCTTCTCGGGAATGTGCTCGGCCTCGTAGCCGTCGAGATCAGTTGGAACGATAAACAGCGAGTGGTTTGCGTATCGGTTGTCGCTGTCATCGGTGCGGGCGTAGACGGTCACCCAGTCGGCTTCGACGCCGTTGCCGATCCAGTACTTCTCGCCGTTTAGGACGTACTCGTCGCCGTCGCGTTCCGCACGAGTCTGCATCCCGGCTAAGTCGCTGCCAGTGTCGGGTTCTGACACCGCGAGACCGGAGATCTGGTCGCCCTCGGCGACGGGTCGGATATACTCCTCGCACTGCTCTTCGGTGCCGTAGTCGTAGGTGATCTCGCAGCCGAAACTCGCCAGCTGCAGGGTCAGGCCGATGCCGGCGTCGGCGCGGTAGAACTCCTCGGTGAGTGCGAGCAACTGGGCGAGGTCAAAGCCCCGTCCACCGTACTTCTCTGGAATGTCCTGACCGGCCAGCCCCGCCTCCTGGGCGGCTTCGAGGATATCGTGGGGGTATTCGCCGGATTGGAAATACTCTGCGGCTCGCGGCTCGATGTGTTCGCGCGCGAACTCCCGCGCCTCTGCTTTGATGTCGGTCGCCCGGTCCGGGACGATGGTGTCGTCAAGCAACTCCATACGAGTTCATAGTGGTCGGGGGAAGATATAGGTCGGGGACGCCGAATGGATCGCCGATTCCGGCCGATCGAGGTCGAGGACGATGTGATAGTCGGATTGCGGACCTTTTAGCCGGCGAACCCGGTGAGAAGCCACTCGCCGTTATCGCCGTCGTCGTCGGCGATACGCGGAGCGCTGACGAGCACGAAGGCGCTCTCGGCGTTGCCGTTTCTGATCTGGCGGGTCGACTCCGGCGAGATCCAGAGCGCGTCGCCGGCTTCCATCGAGACCGGTTCGTCGTCGACGACGACGGTCGCCTCGCCCTCGATTAGAACGTAGACCTCCTCGTGTTCGTTGTCCGCGTGGTCGTGGGGTTGACTCTTCCAGTCGGGATCACAGCGGGCGACGGTGACTCCGACCTGTTCGGTCTGGAGCGGATCCGAGAGAAAGTGCATCGCGCTCGAGACTTGCTCGACGTCCTCGTAGTTGACCTTGGTGTACGACATCGTAGATCGGGATACGGCGGGAGCGTAGTAAAACTACGTGCTCGCCGAGATTCGCCGGCGTCTCAATCGCTGAGGTTCGACGGTATCTCGGCGAGCCCGAACCCCTATACCCTTCCACGCCTTCAGAGGTGACAATGTCATCCCCACAGCAGCGAGCACCTGTCGAAGAGCCGACCGTCGAGGCCTGCCCCGTCATCGAGTCGATCGAGCGAATCGGCTCGCAGTGGCGTCTCGCGGTTCTTCACGAACTGCTCGACGGGGAACAGCGGTTCAACGAACTCAAGCGCTCGACCGGAGCGAACGCTCGCACGCTCTCGCGCGTGCTCGACGACCTCGGCGAGATGGGGTTCGTCGCTCGGCGCACGGAGGAGGACGCACCCATCGCGACCTACTACAGCCTGACGGAGAAGGGAGCCTCGCTGGAGCCAGTGTTCGCCGAGATCGAATGCTGGGCGGGCACCTGGCTGGCGGAGTGCGAGGACCCAGAAGAAACCCGGTAGCTGCCACCGGACGATCGGCTCAGTTGCCGGGTTCGAACTCGACCAACTCGAGTGACCGATCTAAGTGACAGACCTCGTGTGGCGGTTCACCGAGCATCTCGCGAATGCGGTACTCCTCGTCGAAAGAGACACCGTCGGGCTCGCAGAACTCGTGGCTCGGACACTCGACGTAGGGACAGGGGCCCGCCAGGCTGTTCTTGCTGCCGGCGTAGGCGCCCTGCTTGGGAACGGTTGCTTTGACGGGCGCTCGCTCGACTTCGACGGCACGGACGCCGCCGTCGTGCATCGCACACTCGAGGGTCTGGGCGTTCTCTCGGACGGCAGTGACACGGTATTTTGCGTCGGACTCGAGATTGAGACACTGGCTTCGGTACGGACAGCCCGCGCAGGCGTCGGCCTCGCCGTGGTAGACGAACTCGGTCCCCGGTTCGGCCAGCCGGGTTCCGAGGAGGGTGACGGTCGACATACCACGTTCTACCGGCCAGGCGCCGATAAATCTCTCGTCCGCGCGAGTTCGGATCTGCTCTGATCTGACGAACGCGTGGGGACTCGGGAGACCGCCTCAGCTCCCGTCGCCGGTCAACTCGTCGAGGCGCTCGAAGTATTCTTCTCTCGGGACCTGGTAGAGCGCCCGGTAGTCGATCTCACCCGCGTCGAACCGATCGGCGAGCTCGAGTAGGCAGTCGACGGCGGCCTCACGGCTCGAAAATCGGTTCGTCTCTCTGAGGTGGACTTCCGGCTCCAGGTAGAGGGTGACGTGCCAGTCGGTGTCGACCGAGTTCGGGTTGGTTCCGGGTCGGCGGGTTCGACGCCCGTGGGTGAGATACAGCGTCGGGAGGCAGGCGGCTGGAAGGAGCTGGCCGTCGAAGACGTCAGGCCGGTAGGCGAGCACGATCCGGCCGTCCTCGCTCTCGTCCCAGACGGTCCATCCGTCGGGCAACTCCGCCAGTGCACTCATGGCCGGAGCTACGAACGGGAGCCATAAGTCGCCGTCGGCCGGCGACGTGTAGGAAGCGCGCGCGAGTACGGGTGAGCGTCTGCAGGCGATCCGTTTATACATCGCTGCGCTGGTGTCCCCGCTCACACCCGCCGACAATCATCGGTTCTGTCAGATGAGTGCTGAAAATAGTTCTTCATAAATACCTTTTGGGGTTATACTTATGTATCTGGATTACTCACTCATTAAATACTATCGGTATCCGATCGACAGACCGATTCCGCGCCGCGCTCGTTTCCGAGGACCGTCACTGCGATCGACGACCCGGCTCACGACGGCTCTGTGGCGCACGTAAACATATGGCACGAACCGCCGCCGCCCGACCGGCAGTCGCTCTCCGAGCCCGTCCGCGCCGCGATCAGCGGTCGGCAACGAATCCAAAGCGAACCCATCCAATTCCATCAGACTATGACCGGTGACACAGAGACACTCGAGACGCTCAGTACCGAATACAGGGAATCGATCCCCGAAGACCTGCGCGAGACGAAGTCCTTCGAGTGGTATCTCCAGGAGTGTTACGCGGACCCCAAGATCGCCCGCAACGCCCACCAGCGAGTGGCCGATATGTTCGATTACTACGGAACGACGTACGACGAGAGTGCCGGCGTCGTCGAGTATCACCTCGCGAGCGAGGACCCGCTCCAAGACGGTGAGAACGCCTTCTACGGCACGGTCATCCACCAGGCGATCCACGAGTTCGTCAACAAGATGAAATCCGGCGCGCGACGCCTCGGCCCGGAGCGCCGGATCAAGCTCCTCCTTGGACCGGTCGGCTCCGGGAAGTCACACTTCGATACCCAGGTTCGGCGGTACTTCGAGGACTACACGATGCGCGAAGCCGGCCGAATGTACACCTTCGAGTGGACGAACCTCTGTGACGTCATCAGAGATCAGGACCCGACCGACGACGTCGTCCGCTCGCCGATGAATCAGGATCCGCTCGTCTTGTTGCCCGTCGAGCAGCGCCAGCAGGTGATCGCGGAGATCAACGAGCGCTTAGACGCGCCGTACACGATTCAAAACGAGCAGGCGCTCGATCCGGAAAGCGAGTTCTACATGGATAAGCTACTGGCGTACTACGACGACGACTTACAGCAGGTCTTAGAGAACCACGTCGAGATCGTCCGGCTCGTCGCCGACGAGAACAAGCGCCAGTGTCTCGAGACGTTCGAACCCAAAGACAAGAAAAATCAGGACGAGACCGAGCTGACGGGCGACGTCAACTACTCGAAGATCGCGGTCTACGGCGAATCCGATCCGCGCGCGTTCGACTACTCCGGAGCCTTCTGTAACGCAAACCGCGGCATCTTCTCCGGCGAGGAGCTGTTGAAGCTCCAGCGGGAGTTCCTCTATGACTTCCTGCATGCCACCCAGGAGGCGACGATCAAACCCAAGAACAACCCCCGGATCGACATCGACCAAGTGATCGTCGGGCGAACGAACATGCCCGAGTACAAGGATAAGAAGGGCGACGAGAAGATGGAAGCCTTCAACGACCGCACCAAGCGGATCGACTTCCCCTACGTCCTCGCCTACGACCAGGAGTCGAAGATCTACGGAAAGATGCTCGACAACGCCGATGTCCCCGATATCGACGTCGAGCCACACACCCTGGAGATGGCGGGGCTGTTCGGCGTTCTCACCCGAATCGAAGAGCCCGACACGGAGACCGTCGATCTCCTCTCGAAGGTCAAAGCCTACAACGGCGAGATCGACGAGGGCGACGACGTCGACGTGAAGAAACTGCGCGCCGAGGCCGAAGAAAAGGCCGAGATCGGCGAGGGGATGGAGGGAATCTCGCCCCGGTTCATCGGCGACGAGATCGCCGAAGCGATCATGGATTCGAAACACCGCCAGCGCGGCTTCCTCTCGCCGCTTACGGTGTTTAACTTCTTCGAGGAGAACTTAGAGCACCACGGCTCGATCCCCGAGGAGAACTTCGAGCGCTACTACCGCTACTTGGAGACGGTCCGCGAGGAGTACCGCGAGCGCGCCATCGAGGACGTCCGCCACGCGCTGGCCTACGACGTCGAGGAGATCCAGCGCCAGGGCGAGAAGTACATGGATCACGTGATGGCCTACATCGACGACGACACGATCGAGGACACGCTCACGGGACGCGAACAGGAGCCAGACGAGACGTTCCTGCGATCGGTCGAAGAACAGCTCGAGATTCCCGAAGACCGCAAGGACGACTTCCGCCAGGAGGTGTCGAACTGGGTCTCCCGGCGCGCCCGCGAGGGTGAGGCGTTCAACCCGCAAGACAACGAGCGCCTGCGCCGCGCCCTAGAGCGCAAGCTCTGGGCCGACAAGAAACACAACATCAACTTCTCCGCGCTGGTCAGCGCGAGCGACGTCGACGACGACGAGCGGTCGGCCTGGATCGACGCGCTGATCGAACAGGGGTACTCCGAGGCCGGCGCCAGGGAGGTCCTCGAGTTCGCCGGCGCGGAGGTCGCCAAAGCCGAGATCGAGGACTGACGATCGATCATGACCGGACACGACTACGTCCGTGCGGCAGACCGCACCCTCGAAGACGCCTACGAGGAGCCGACGAGCCTCGCTGCGTACGTCGACCAGCTCTTCGAGGCTCCCCAGGTCGCCGCCCACGCCTCGAAGTACCTGCTGGCGGCGATCGAAGCCGCGGGTACCCGGACGGTCGTCGAGGAGGGCGAGGAGAAGACTCGCTACCGCTTCTTCGACGATCCGTACAACGACGGCGAGCACGCCGTCCTCGGCAACACCGAGGTGTTGAACGCCTTCGTCGACGACCTCCGATCGATCGCGGCGGGCCGGGCGAAAGACGAGAAGATCATCTGGTTCGAGGGACCCACGGCGACGGGGAAGTCGGAGCTAAAGCGCTGCCTGGTCAACGGGCTGCGTGAGTACTCGAAGACGCCCGAGGGGCGGCGGTACACGATCGAGTGGAACGTCGCCACCGTCGACATCGACTCCCGGGGACTCTCCTACGGCGGCGATCCGACCGTTGGCGACGAGGACCACTGGTTCGAGAGCCCGGTTCAGTCCCACCCCCTCTCGGTGTTCCCCGAGGAGACCCGCGAGGAGCTGCTCGCCTCGCTCAACGACCAGCTCGACGACCGGCTCCCGATCCGCGTCGAGACGGAGCTCGATCCGTTCTCG encodes:
- a CDS encoding 3-hydroxyacyl-CoA dehydrogenase/enoyl-CoA hydratase family protein; translation: MDIEDVNTVAVLGAGNMGHGIAEVAAIAGYDVAMRDINEELVQDGYESIEWSLSKLVEKDRLTQDEADAAAERVRPIVDVEEAVGDADVVIEAVPERMEIKEEVYEEVCAAAPEQAILATNTSSLSITALSEFTDRPERFCGMHFFNPPVRMDLVEVITGEETDEDVLDLIEALAEDFGKTPVRVHKDAPGFVANRILVPLMNEACWLVSEETATIAEVDSTTKYGMGLPMGTFELGDHVGNDVSYHVLEYMHEELGDPYEPAPLLAEVVDEEKLGKKTGSGFYEYEDGPGVEIPTDEQSDLVRERLIATMANEAAKLLGDGVATPDAIDKAVTLGAGFPDGPVQIAEEFGLDAALQTLESAAEETGHPRYEPADYLRERAEVGGFREGAESEAGDDAPSFEAIRVEYPGEMVGEIVLDRPHRMNTISDTTLDELVEAVELLEADEDVRAILLTGDGDRAFSAGADVQSMAAGGADPIDAVELSKRGQSVFGTLESADLPVVAGIDGYCLGGGMELATCADLRVASDRSEFGQPELNLGLLPGWGGTQRLSAIVGEGRAKEIILTADRFDAETMADYGFVTEVVDREEIDERAFELAAQLAGGPPIATKYTKRAMLAGRDDTDAGLEYESSAFGHLMGTDDLMTGMTAFMGDHEPEFEGK
- a CDS encoding response regulator transcription factor, which produces MTDEPEILVVDDEVRLADLFAAWLEGEWAVATATGGDEALAAMTDSVEVVLLDRRMPGLSGDDVLDAIREEGYDCRVIMVTAVDPDFDIIEMGFDDYLVKPVSKDELVETVESALTRSGYETAVQEYYALVSKKALLESEKTDHELTNNDEYVELRDRVEDLKTQVDTSAAEFTSHEDFVGAFQDLEPRN
- a CDS encoding acyl-CoA dehydrogenase, with the translated sequence MELLDDTIVPDRATDIKAEAREFAREHIEPRAAEYFQSGEYPHDILEAAQEAGLAGQDIPEKYGGRGFDLAQLLALTEEFYRADAGIGLTLQLASFGCEITYDYGTEEQCEEYIRPVAEGDQISGLAVSEPDTGSDLAGMQTRAERDGDEYVLNGEKYWIGNGVEADWVTVYARTDDSDNRYANHSLFIVPTDLDGYEAEHIPEKMAMRASKQAHITFDDCRVPAENLIGHEGAGFMLLADFFNHGRVAVAGHSLGIAAAAIDEAWEFVHDREGFGRTVADFQAVQHGLADMLLSFESARALTWRACEKVEADENAGYWAALAKTIATEAAVEITEQGMQFHGGRSVLEERPISRLYRDARVPVIYEGTNEVQRNLIYRQSPY
- a CDS encoding cupin domain-containing protein, whose amino-acid sequence is MSYTKVNYEDVEQVSSAMHFLSDPLQTEQVGVTVARCDPDWKSQPHDHADNEHEEVYVLIEGEATVVVDDEPVSMEAGDALWISPESTRQIRNGNAESAFVLVSAPRIADDDGDNGEWLLTGFAG
- a CDS encoding helix-turn-helix transcriptional regulator; amino-acid sequence: MSSPQQRAPVEEPTVEACPVIESIERIGSQWRLAVLHELLDGEQRFNELKRSTGANARTLSRVLDDLGEMGFVARRTEEDAPIATYYSLTEKGASLEPVFAEIECWAGTWLAECEDPEETR
- a CDS encoding UPF0179 family protein, which produces MSTVTLLGTRLAEPGTEFVYHGEADACAGCPYRSQCLNLESDAKYRVTAVRENAQTLECAMHDGGVRAVEVERAPVKATVPKQGAYAGSKNSLAGPCPYVECPSHEFCEPDGVSFDEEYRIREMLGEPPHEVCHLDRSLELVEFEPGN
- a CDS encoding DUF5820 family protein — its product is MSALAELPDGWTVWDESEDGRIVLAYRPDVFDGQLLPAACLPTLYLTHGRRTRRPGTNPNSVDTDWHVTLYLEPEVHLRETNRFSSREAAVDCLLELADRFDAGEIDYRALYQVPREEYFERLDELTGDGS
- a CDS encoding serine protein kinase PrkA, whose translation is MTGDTETLETLSTEYRESIPEDLRETKSFEWYLQECYADPKIARNAHQRVADMFDYYGTTYDESAGVVEYHLASEDPLQDGENAFYGTVIHQAIHEFVNKMKSGARRLGPERRIKLLLGPVGSGKSHFDTQVRRYFEDYTMREAGRMYTFEWTNLCDVIRDQDPTDDVVRSPMNQDPLVLLPVEQRQQVIAEINERLDAPYTIQNEQALDPESEFYMDKLLAYYDDDLQQVLENHVEIVRLVADENKRQCLETFEPKDKKNQDETELTGDVNYSKIAVYGESDPRAFDYSGAFCNANRGIFSGEELLKLQREFLYDFLHATQEATIKPKNNPRIDIDQVIVGRTNMPEYKDKKGDEKMEAFNDRTKRIDFPYVLAYDQESKIYGKMLDNADVPDIDVEPHTLEMAGLFGVLTRIEEPDTETVDLLSKVKAYNGEIDEGDDVDVKKLRAEAEEKAEIGEGMEGISPRFIGDEIAEAIMDSKHRQRGFLSPLTVFNFFEENLEHHGSIPEENFERYYRYLETVREEYRERAIEDVRHALAYDVEEIQRQGEKYMDHVMAYIDDDTIEDTLTGREQEPDETFLRSVEEQLEIPEDRKDDFRQEVSNWVSRRAREGEAFNPQDNERLRRALERKLWADKKHNINFSALVSASDVDDDERSAWIDALIEQGYSEAGAREVLEFAGAEVAKAEIED